From the Candidatus Abawacabacteria bacterium genome, the window TCTTCGTCATCCATCAAGGTGAGACAACCATTACGAAAATAATCTTGAATACGCGGACCAAATATTTCTGGACCGAATAAGCCAATCATCATGTTCATGGCATCAAGGGCAATAAAATCTTTTTCTTCTGGTGTTTTTGCTTCTAGCATATTGATGCCCACGGGATACTTCGTGTCAGATGGATCGAAAACAATAACGTCTTGAATTCTTTCGGGTGGTATCCATTCCATACAGTCGTCTACTAATTCTCCATGAGGATCCACTACACATAGACCATGACCAGCTTTCATGTCCTGTTTTACCAGTGCCTTTTGCAGTACAGATTTACCCATACCAGTTTGACCAATGATGTAGAGGTGACGAAAACGGTCTTCAAAGTTCATGTAGACTTCGCGACTATTACCACGATAGACATTGTAGCCAATGAGTACACCTTCTTTAGCTAACACAGCCGGTGCTGCTGCAATACGGAAGTTCTGCCAATGGATAGAAGGGGTAGTATTGATATGACTATTAGGAAAATGAAAGATACTGGCAATTTCTTCAGTATTCAGTATGGCCAATTTATCGCTTGAGCCGATACTTATTGCTTTGTACCCCTTAATTGTTTTATCAGATGGGATTTTTTCATAGACAATAAATTCATTGGTAGCTGGATCATTATATTGGCCAAAAGAGCTGATCAAAGTTTCTACATGTGCTCTCGCTTTCTCTTCAGTAGCAGAAGAAGAAACAACTCTAATGACACATTTGAACCCTACTTTGCGGGCTTTCTCATTCACCAGTTTTATTTGTTCTTGTTCGACATCAGTAGGTGTATGCTTTTCTTTTTTATCATCCTTACTAAAAATGCTTTGGACAAGTTCGCCAATTTTAATCAATGGTTTAAGGAACTTGTTAACTTCTAATGATTTGCCATCACGAATCTTGCCTACTGCTTTGAGACTTTTATCTGTCCACTTTTTATCTGCAGGCATTAGTAGTAGCTGGATAGCACTACCTTCATCGATTTCCAATTGAGCTAGAGGATTGATCAAGCTATTCATAGGATCCGCACTCAAATTTCGGAAAGTGCGAATAGGGAAAATCCAATTCTTGCCCAACTTTAAAGTGGCCCCATGGTGTTCTTTCCCTTCGGTAAATATAGTTTGATCCTCACGTTTCACTAATTCAATATTGGCATCAGGATAAAAGGCAGTAATCTGCTTTTGGATCAAGCTCAAATATTCTGGCAGAGCAATGATAAAAAAGTCTATCTGACAACCATCAGGATTGCTTTTAAAATTTTTTGCTGAGAGTTCAAAACCAAAATAATCATCATCATTAAAATAAGCTTTCCAGCGACTCTTCTGGGTTTTATTCATGGCAGTAAGTACTTGCTCCATGATGGCAATCACTTCTTTGTGGTCGCCTGGCTTATTATTCGGATCAGCTTTAGGAATGGTGACCAAATAATATTGCAGCTGTTTAGCTCTTTCCGCATTTTTTTCTGCTCTTCTCTTTGCCAAGAACCACAAACATATTTTCCAGAGAGAATATGTGACCACAATGCCAATCAATACGGAGGTGAGGGAACTGTTCATTGTGTATTTATTTTGTGCTTCTAAACATTATAACACAGCTAAAGATGGCAGGAAACACGGGGAATTAGAGCTAAGAGCGAAGAGCTGAGAGCTAAGATAGGAAAAAACTCTTAGCTCTTAGCTCTTTTTCAAGCGTTTCTTCACTTCTTCATCCACCACTTGCTGAATACTGTTTAAGTAGCCATCGGTATCAAAGTTGGCCAAATCAGTGCCATAGCGTTGAATGTCTTTGTCCAATCGATCTTCTTCTCGGAGCAGGGAAATAACCTCCGCGAAAGTCTCGGGAGTCATGGTGCCTTTGTTTACTTGTTCAGTTAGCGCTAGTTTGAGCTCTTGATCTAAGGCTGATAAAGCTAGTAAATCGTGGAATTCCTGAATAGTGTGAAGATCTTGGATAGGCATAAGTATCGAATTAAGCGGCTTTGTCTTGAGCTGTTTTCACAGAAGCATTATGCTGTTTTACATATTTGCTCGCATTTCTTTTTAAGGCCGCCTTGGTCGTGGTAGAAATGTTCAGCAAGCCGTCTATTTGGCTACCAATATTCATCACTTGTTCAAGCTCAATTGGCAACAGGGTGTCATTGTCAAATTCACTTTCAGCATCAGCTGCACTGACGTTGAAGACTTGATCAAATTGACTAGCAATTTGTGGTTCGCCACGTTCACGATAAAACTTAGCTAACTGGATCAATTGACTGAGCCATGTGAGATTAGGCTGATCGATAATGTATTGGCGGGCATTTAGTTCCAATTTAGCAAGCTTTTCTGCTCTTTCCATGTTTATGTCCTGTACTTCTGCAGCTTGTTGATGATGAGTAGGGGACTCTTCTTCATCAGAGGTACCACTGCTTGCTAGAGGTAAATGCACCGTTATAGCTGGCGCAGGTTGAGCAAGGGAGGCTTCCGGTGCAGGAGATGCTAATGGCAAAGATGATCTTGGTAACTCTGGATTTGTGGGGGGCTTAGCATCTTCTTCTGCAAACTCTTCCTGTACCAGTTGATCCACAGCTTTATTATGAGCGTAAACTTGAGTATCTAGCTTGCCTATTATCGCATCAGCTATTGCTTTGCGCTCTGTACCAAAGAGGGTGCGAATCTTATTGTATAAAAATTCTATTCCTTCGGTACTAATAGTGTCCGCATTTTCTTTAGCTCTTTTTAAGAGGGCGGTAAATTCTTTCTGAATATCTTCCAGGCGATCAGCTTCCACTTCATTATCAGTATTTTCTGCCATTTGAATAGCGGTAGCCAATACCGTATCAGGAGTTGCTTGTGTAAGTACAGTAGCTAATTTTTCGATAGGACGAGTAGTGTCGACAGTTTGTGATGGTAAAGGTAGATTTGTATCTGCTTGCAACTTTTTGAATATATTTTCTGGTTTTTGATCATTGATAGCTTTATCTATCTTTTTTTGAGCTTCAGCATTATGGGCTAGTACCATTTGGGTGATTTCTTGAGCAATGGTAGGATATTCACTATCCAATTTCTTTGCTTCTAGCCGGTTCTTAACCTTTTCTAGTAAGGTTGCAAGATCAACAATAGTATCTTTATTGGTTAAAGCTTGTTGAATATCAGCTTGGATATTTTCTGCCATTAATCTTCTTTGAGCTATTTCAAGCATGGCCACACGATCTTTGGCTTTCATTTTGCTAGTTAACTTAGCCAAGTCTAATGCCATGGCAGCTTGGCCTTTAGCAATTTCTCGATCAATTTCTTTAAAGTCTTTGCCTCGGGCAATACCTGTTAAACGATCACGAATGGCTTGTTGGCGCGTCAATGCTTCGGCCAGCTTAGTGGCTAATACTTTTGGCTTGTCGGAATTTTTAGCAGAAAGGTTTTGGGCAATCACTAACTTTAGCGCTAACCGATCTTCTAATGTTAGCTCAGGATGACTACTCAAAAAACTATCGATAATATTGCTTGGTTCGGCAACTTCGGGAATAGCTACTTTTTCTGCTTTGTTACGATTTAAGAGTTCTTTTGCCCAACTTTTTGCACTTGCCAGGCCATCTTTCATTCTTTGCATTGCTGTTTCCTGTAGCAAATCACTATCTAAAGTAGGGGCAGTCTTGGCGACTTGTTCATTAGTAAGGCGCGGTGGCTTTGCTTGAGGACCTTTTGGCAGAACAACTGCTTGAGGAATATCAACTGGTTGCAGAACGGGAGCCTGTACTAAGGAATCAGATTGTGTCACAGGTTTATTAGCGTCAATAACGCCATCTTCATCTGGCGGTATCGCTTCTGCTTGAGTTTCTGCCTTGTTGGTAAGGCTAGTGGTTAGTGTGGAATCATCAAGAATGCTGTCGGGGACTTTTACTGGATTCTTGATGGCTTGATTATGTTCAGCAATATCATCACGAACACGTTGGAGTAATTCTTTACCTTTTACATTGTCAGCAAAACCTGCTTCATTTAGTAAAGCCCCTACTTTGTAAGCAAAAGTATCGTCTACTTCTTTTGTTTTGTTAGTCTCCAATAAAGTGGCAAGTTCTCGCTGAATGTTATCAGCCAAAGTGTCTAATACTTTTTGATTATGTTCTGCCACTGCTCCATTGATACTTCGCAATAGAGTTACTTGTGTGCTGGTTTTGTCTAATCCAGCTTTTTCGATAATAGGTAGCGCAGCGGAATTAAAAAATATGTTGAGCTGAGCAGCCCCAATTCTTTTTAGGCTATATTTTGCTAAAAATGCATCGAAAGGAGCTTTAAGATCGGTTAGTATTGTCTCTTGTAAGGCTTTTTGACCACTTTCAATGCCTTGTGTTTTTCTAGTAATATTAGCAGTTACATCGTCTTTGTGGCCTATGGTTTTTTGTAAGTCCTGAATCTTTTGATCATTGGTAGCTAAGAAAAGAGCCTCATCGATCGCTTTTTCATGCTCAGGGCTTTGATTAGCAGCCGTTACAATCTGCTCCAGAATGGCGACCTGATTTAACATTTCTGCTCGACCTGATACTTTCATAGGATCACCACCACTTTGTATTGCTTTATTACTGCGATCCATTACTTCAGACTTCAATATATCTATTTGATGGCGCATTGCGGCAACAGTACGTGCAGGAATTTGTGCTTGCTCAAGCTGGCTAACAAAAGTTATTAATTGCTTATTTGGGATTGGGCTTTTGGCAAGATACTCTTTCGTAGCGACAGCAAACTTTTGTAGTTCCGCAATGCGTGCTTCAACAGTTTTAATCTTTGCCAATGTCTCATTATCATTAGCTAAGCCTTTCTGAAGAGCGTCAAGGGGCGTGGTGGGTGGAGTTGGTGGCTTGATTTCAGGTAAAGCATTTGATTTGTCTGCAACTTGCTTAGCTTTTGATCTTTCTGCTATATCAGCTGGTACTGGTGGGGGTACTGCTCGTGCACGAGTAATTAAGGGAGCTTCACTTTTGCCATTAGCACTGCTGCCCAAAGGTGCTAATCGTGCTTCGGGTATGCCCTCTACGCGACTAGTACTGCTAGCCTCATCTCGTCCTGTAGCAGCTCGCGTTAATGGTTTTAAAGTTGTCGCTACCGCTTCTATTGCTTTAGCTTTTGCCGCAATGTCCGGAGTTGCTTGAGCTGGACCATGCTTTACTTCCGGTGTGGCTGTTTGTATATCTAATCTTCGTGCTGCTTCGCCCATAAAAGTATATTTAATTTTTGTTTAATGAGTATCAGTAGAATTGACATGTACTGCTTCAGCAATAACTGTTCGAGCTAGAGCTAATAATCTTTCGATATGCTGGCGCTCTTCCGGATTATTGCTAATTTCGGCTGCACAAGTGCTGATTGTTGCTCTGCTTAAAGCATTTAAACTTTTTTGCGCATCTTGCGTTGTCGCTGGAGTATGGAGAATTTGTCTTAAAGATGTTCTCTGATGTTGAAATGTATCAAGCAGATTAGTATGTAATTCAGTTTTGAGATGGGTATCGGCTTTTGGGTTTGCTTTATTGATATTGTCTTTAGCTTGATTGTATACATACCACATCATCAGTATTGCTTTTTGTAATGTCGCTTTTTTCTCGGCTCTTTTTTGTGCTTCCATGACAGTAGGGACAAATGCATCGGTAAGGTGCTCAAATAAATTAAAAAGCATCACCCACATTGGATCTTCGTGGAGAGCTTCAAATGCAGCTGGTAAAGCATCACGATTTTTCCACACAGCATGGGCTGACTTTTTCAGCTCTGAGCGCATATCATTATCATTGCTGACAACCACGGTCTCTACATCATTAGCTGGCGTATTAGGCCCGATAGTAGGTGTAGTACTTATTCTGGGTTTTAGCTCTATAACAGTGCCTGCCATAAAAATAATTTAGTGATGATAAAAAATGGATTGCAAAGAAACTTTACGAGTTTTTGCTTGTAACCATCGCTCCTCAGCCAAGAGATCTTGAGAACACATTGCTTCAAGGTCGGTACGGGAAAGAAAGTTGTCAGGTTGGGCCAAAATAAATTCAATTGCGGTTAACTCTTGAGGACTACGCAAGCGATCATTATCATCATCAGTCTGCATATACACCTTTTCATTAAGTAAGGCAGTGATAGGCAACTTTGCCAATTCTTCTGCGGAAAAAGTTAAATCAATTGCATGCTCGAGAAGGTAGTTTACAAGCTGCCTTTTGCTTACTTTAGATTTTTCCCGCATTGATTTTGCGGTGGGGACTGGCATGGGGGGATTTGTTTTGGTTTCTAGAAATTGTAACACAAAGTAGCATGAAGTGGGAAGTTTTTAAGGGTGGACGAGGCACGAGATCATAAAGACGAAGACCAAGACAAAGACGAAGACAGGAAAAAAACTAGAAAAAGTTAGAAAGTTTTGCTCATCGAAATGAAGAAGACTTGCGACCATAACAAGAAGTGTGCTGCTCAAAGTTAATCTCTCGTCTTCCGTCTTAGTCTTCGTCTTTGTCTTCCATGATCTTGTTCTTTGTTCTAAAAGGTTCTTGAGATATTTTCACCAATTGCCAATTGTTGGGTACTACCTATATAGTGCCTCTGATCTAAAAATCTCTCTTATGAAATCAAAGTTAACTGCTATTACTGTTGCAGTGATAGTCATTGTTCTGATCATCCTTGATGGTTTTGTCTTGGTCAACGCTGGTGAAGTGGGAGTGATATTTGATCGTGGTCGGGGAATATTACCGAATGCTATGGATGCCGGTATTCATCTGAAAATTCCTTTTTGGCAAACAGTGACTCATTATACTATTCGCACTCAGGCTTATACTATGAGTGTCGGTGAGGAGTATAGCGGGGATTATCCAATTGAAGCGCGGTCTCGTGATGGTCAATCAGTCAGGATAGATGCTACTGTTCTTTATCATATTACTGCAGTAGACGCGCCAGTAATTAAAACTACCCTTGGTTCCGAAGATGATTACAAAAATGTAGTTGTTACTCCGAAGGCTCGGTCTATTTTACGTGAAGTAGTAGCTCGTTATGATGCTTTGGATTTGGTGTCGGAAAAGCGTACAGAAATCGTGAGTGCGATGAATGCGGCGCTGGGTAGTAGTTTGGCAGAAAATAAAGTAACTTTGGATGAAGTAGTATTACGAGACATTAACTTTTCTCCAGATTTTGCAAAAGCAATTGAAGAAAAACAAATCGCTTTTCAAAGAATCAAGACGGCAGAATACCAAAAGCAAGAAGCTGAACAATTGAAGCAGAAGAAGATTATTGAGGCACAGGCTGAGGCGGAAGCGATTAAGCTGAAGGGAGAAACGTTACGAGCTAATCCTGCAGTTATTCAATTTGAATTTGTGCAGAAAATGGCACCACAAATTAATTGGGGAATATTGCCATCTGGAGCTTTGCCCTTGATCGATTTGAAATCGTTAACCCAATAGCAGAGATTAAGGACAAAAAACTGTAAAGCTCAAAACTATCTTAGTCCACAGCTAATACATATGGGCTTTACTAATTCACAAGAGCGACGGTCTCTAGTTCCTGGCGCAAAAGCATAGCAAATAAGGCCATGCAATCTACCGGTACACTCACGTCTAATATCAGGGTTATTGCATAGGCTGCGATTGGTATTCTCTACCGCTTCAGCAGCTAATCGCAAAGGGTCTGTCTGCAATAAGCTGGCTCTACGCAATGTCTGGCGAGCCTCCTCAGTGCGAGCTGTTTCTAGTTGTTGTAAACAAGTGTCAATGGCTGAAACATTGGCTGTTGCAGCGGTCTCAATTTTTCGTATTTTATCAGTCAAGGCAATGCAAGTGGGATGCGATACTTGTAATTGTCTAATTCTAGCATGCACACCGGCAAAGTACCCTCTGCCGTGCCGCACTACTCTCATTGTGTCGAGGGCGTTTTCTTGATCATTCAAAGATAGTCGACAAGCAACCGGTAAAGGGTGGGCACTAGTAGCACCCGGTAGTCTTAAATGGAGATTATACCTTGTTACTCTCATTTGCCATTGCCGCATCCGTGCCTCCTCAAGGGCCAATTCTTGCGCTAAGATATGAGTAGCGATCCTTGCTAATGCAGCATTTTTCTTACTGAGTGCTTGGTGTGCTAGACCTAATCCGCCTATTGGTACGAAAGCAGCGGCAATAACCGCCGCTAGAGCCCAACGATTCCGTCTGTTGTTGGCTAAGGAGGTAGCTTCTAGCGTCGCTATCTCATTATGCAAGGCAGTTTCAATAGGTGTATATATGCCTGCACGAAAATGTTCAGTAATTTGACTCTTATCCATAGAATATAAACAAGATAAGTGATTCTAGTTTCTTGGTTTTATTTCGTCAATGTCGGGCAGAGCATACTTATGCCACTTTAGTCTTTGCTTTGAAACCCTGACGTTCAATTTTTTTTGCTAGCTTCTTATCACCAGACTCAATTATTTTGCCTTTACTTAATATATGGACAAAATCAGGAACAATATGATGGAGAAAACGAGCATAATGAGTGATGACTAATACTCCAATCTTTTGTTCTTTTTTTAACAAATTAACTGCCTTACCGATAGTCTTGAGGGCATCTACATCTAAGCCTGAATCTGTTTCATCGAGGATAACATACTTAGGTTCTAGTATTAGCATCTGTAGTATTTCCATTTTTTTCTTTTCTC encodes:
- a CDS encoding prohibitin family protein is translated as MKSKLTAITVAVIVIVLIILDGFVLVNAGEVGVIFDRGRGILPNAMDAGIHLKIPFWQTVTHYTIRTQAYTMSVGEEYSGDYPIEARSRDGQSVRIDATVLYHITAVDAPVIKTTLGSEDDYKNVVVTPKARSILREVVARYDALDLVSEKRTEIVSAMNAALGSSLAENKVTLDEVVLRDINFSPDFAKAIEEKQIAFQRIKTAEYQKQEAEQLKQKKIIEAQAEAEAIKLKGETLRANPAVIQFEFVQKMAPQINWGILPSGALPLIDLKSLTQ
- a CDS encoding type IV secretion system DNA-binding domain-containing protein; this translates as MNSSLTSVLIGIVVTYSLWKICLWFLAKRRAEKNAERAKQLQYYLVTIPKADPNNKPGDHKEVIAIMEQVLTAMNKTQKSRWKAYFNDDDYFGFELSAKNFKSNPDGCQIDFFIIALPEYLSLIQKQITAFYPDANIELVKREDQTIFTEGKEHHGATLKLGKNWIFPIRTFRNLSADPMNSLINPLAQLEIDEGSAIQLLLMPADKKWTDKSLKAVGKIRDGKSLEVNKFLKPLIKIGELVQSIFSKDDKKEKHTPTDVEQEQIKLVNEKARKVGFKCVIRVVSSSATEEKARAHVETLISSFGQYNDPATNEFIVYEKIPSDKTIKGYKAISIGSSDKLAILNTEEIASIFHFPNSHINTTPSIHWQNFRIAAAPAVLAKEGVLIGYNVYRGNSREVYMNFEDRFRHLYIIGQTGMGKSVLQKALVKQDMKAGHGLCVVDPHGELVDDCMEWIPPERIQDVIVFDPSDTKYPVGINMLEAKTPEEKDFIALDAMNMMIGLFGPEIFGPRIQDYFRNGCLTLMDDEEEGGALTDIVRLFTDEKWQQYKVSKVKNPIVKSFWTKQMAATGAREKEEMIPFLAAKFGAFVTNTTMRNIVGQTKSSFDFSEAMNSKKIIFVKLAKGLIGDINANLLGMIFVNKMQVAAMRRAGIAKSERQPFFLYVDEFQNFVTDAFESILSEARKYRLGLIVAHQYIAQLVKNNNDKVKNAVFGNVGTMLNFKIGAQDAEYMEKEMGPVFSANDLINLRGFNACIKMSIANIISPPFSLNTVKDFDKGNKEITKVATEMSRLRYGRDVRFVGPEILSRIGDVDFSNVA